Proteins from a single region of Xenopus laevis strain J_2021 chromosome 9_10S, Xenopus_laevis_v10.1, whole genome shotgun sequence:
- the LOC121399028 gene encoding DELTA-thalatoxin-Avl1b-like, which yields MQMPMVALLTKVETGRCVGIEIANKTKSITLSSPSTYCDSGFVYCPPPPTISPGTVDHCIFVKTPSTACGSVGVLTHFSGTHTVTILFSNPFDYNIHNILFGALITEKTRKADHALYNEICNTEKQGLYHKLVEVTRDGESLEVHCDHVKVLATMSNDKKAILRVEILETGM from the exons ATGCAGATGCCAATGGTTGCATTGCTTACCAAAGTGGAAACAGGAAGATGTGTGGGTATTGAAATAGCCAACAAGACCAAGTCTATCACCTTATCTTCTCCAAG CACATACTGTGATAGTGGCTTTGTGTATTGTCCGCCACCTCCCACCATCTCTCCTGGCACCGTGGACCACTGTATATTTGTGAAAACACCATCAACGGCCTGTGGAAGCGTTGGAGTCCTGACTCATTTCTCTGGAACTCACACTGTAACAATCCTGTTTTCTAACCCTTTTGATTATAACATACACAACATACTTTTTGGTGCACTGATCACTGAGAAAACACGTAAGGCCGACCATGCTCTTTATAATGAGATTTGTAACACTGAAAAACAAGGTCTTTATCACAAACTTGTTGAGGTCACCAGAGACGGAGAGTCCTTGGAAGTTCATTGTGACCATGTGAAAGTTTTAGCCACAATGTCAAATGACAAAAAGGCTATCTTAAGGGTAGAGATTTTAGAGACTGGAATGTAG